CTCAGCCCCAATATAATTATTTAGGGTTAGAAGTGCGAGAACCGTTAGTGGAAGAAGCTAATTTAAAGCGAGATCACTTAGGCTTTACTAATCTCCACTACCTCTTCTGTCAGGTGAATGTCTCCTTACCGACAATCTTATCTTCCCTTCCGAAAAAATCTCTTTATTTAGTAACCATTCAATTTCCTGATCCGTGGTTCAAAAAGCGTCATGCTAAACGGCGCATCGTGCAGCCTGAATTAGTGGATACTTTGGCTCAATATTTAGTTCCTAGTAAAGAGGGTGGGGTTTTCTTACAGTCAGATGTTCAGTTTGTTAGCGAGGAAATGACTCGTTATTTTGCCGCTCACCCTAAATTTATACAATCTCCCGCCTTTTTATTAGCTGAAAACCCTTTTCCTGTGGCAACTGAGCGAGAGACAACTGTTCTTAGTCAAGGAGAACCTGTTTATCGCACTTGGTTTTGTCGTCAGTAGGAACTATCTTATTAAATTGCCATAAGTTTCTGCATCCACTCCCATTCTTGACTTAATCCTGTAGCAAGATCAACTTTTGGAGAATACCCCAGTAACTTCTGTGCCTGACTAATATCAGCAGACGTATCTCTTGCATCTCCAGTGGCTTTTGAGAAGTAATTACGAGTAATGGTTTTCCCTGTAATGGC
This window of the Euhalothece natronophila Z-M001 genome carries:
- the trmB gene encoding tRNA (guanosine(46)-N7)-methyltransferase TrmB translates to MPRVRVRQHVNPLSQKYQAPITPPKWEQIYADLDKPFFLDIGSARGRFLLEMAESQPQYNYLGLEVREPLVEEANLKRDHLGFTNLHYLFCQVNVSLPTILSSLPKKSLYLVTIQFPDPWFKKRHAKRRIVQPELVDTLAQYLVPSKEGGVFLQSDVQFVSEEMTRYFAAHPKFIQSPAFLLAENPFPVATERETTVLSQGEPVYRTWFCRQ